One genomic window of Eptesicus fuscus isolate TK198812 chromosome 6, DD_ASM_mEF_20220401, whole genome shotgun sequence includes the following:
- the CREBRF gene encoding CREB3 regulatory factor isoform X3 codes for MPQPSVSGMDPPFGDAFRSHTFSEQTLMSTDLLANSSDPDFMYELDREMNYQQNPRDSFLSLEDCKDIENLESFTDVLDNEGTLTSNWEQWDTYCEDLTKYTKLTSCDIWGTKEVDYLGLDDFSSPYQDEEVISKTPTLAQLNSEDSQSVSDSLYYPDSLFSVKQNPLPSSFPGKKIASRAAAPVCSSKILQAEVPLSDCVQKASKPTSSTQIMVKTNMHHTEKVNFHVECKDYVKKAKVKINPVQQSRPSLSQAHADAAKENTCYCGVVAKRPEKKGTEPLQGHATPALPFKETQELLLSPLPQEGPGAIAAGESSILSASTSVSDSSQKKEEHNYSLFVSDNLGEQPTKRSPEEEEDDEEDVDDEDHDEGFGSEHELSENEEEEEEEEEDYEDDKDDDISDTFSEPGYENDSVEDLKEMTSVSSRKRGKRRYFWEYSEQLTPSQQERMLRPSEWNRDTLPSNVYQKNGLHHGKYAVKKSRRTDVEDLTPNPKKLLQIGNELRKLNKVISDLTPVSELPLTARPRSRKEKNKLASRACRLKKKAQYEANKVKLWGLNTEYDNLLFVINSIKQEIVNRVQNPREEKGPNMGQKLEILIKDTLAFVL; via the exons ATGCCTCAG CCTAGTGTAAGCGGAATGGATCCGCCTTTCGGGGATGCCTTTCGAAGCCACACTTTTTCGGAACAGACTCTAATGAGCACAGATCTCTTAGCAAACAGTTCAGATCCAGATTTCATGTATGAACTG GATAGAGAGATGAACTACCAGCAGAATCCTAGAGACAGCTTCCTTTCTTTGGAGGACTGCAAAGACATTGAAAATCTGGAGTCTTTCACAGATGTCCTGGATAATGAGGGCACTTTAACTTCAAACTGGGAACAGTGGGACACATACTGTGAAGACTTAACGAAGTACACCAAGCTAACCAGCTGTGACATCTGGGGAACAAAAGAAGTGGATTACTTGGGTCTTGATGATTTTTCCAGCCCTTACCAAGATGAAGAGGTCATAAGTAAAACTCCAACTTTGGCCCAGCTTAATAGTGAAGACTCTCAGTCTGTTTCTGATTCCCTGTATTACCCAGATTCACTTTTCAGTGTCAAACAAAATCCTTTGCCCTCTTCATTCCCTGGTAAAAAGATTGCAAGCAGAGCAGCTGCCCCTGTGTGTTCTTCTAAGATTCTTCAAGCTGAGGTCCCTTTGTCAGACTGTGTCCAAAAAGCCAGTAAACCCACTTCAAGCACACAAATCATGGTGAAGACCAACATGCATCATACCGAGAAGGTGAACTTTCATGTTGAATGTAAAGACTATGTTAAAAAGGCAAAAGTAAAGATCAACCCAGTGCAGCAGAGCCGGCCATCGCTGAGCCAGGCTCACGCAGACGCAGCAAAGGAGAACACCTGCTACTGTGGGGTGGTAGCAAAGAGGCCAGAAAAGAAAGGGACGGAGCCTCTTCAGGGTCATGCCACTCCAGCTTTGCCTTTTAAAGAAACCCAGGAACTACTACTCAGTCCCCTGCCCCAGGAGGGTCCTGGGGCAATTGCTGCAGGAGAGAGTAGCATCCTTTCTGCCAGCACATCGGTCTCAGATTCATCCCAGAAAAAAGAAGAGCACAATTACTCCCTTTTTGTCTCCGACAACTTGGGTGAACAGCCAACCAAACGCAGCCCCGAAGAAGAGGAGGACGATGAGGAGGATGTCGATGATGAGGACCACGATGAAGGGTTTGGCAGTGAGCACGAACTTTCtgaaaatgaggaggaggaggaggaggaggaagaagattaTGAAGATGACAAGGATGATGATATTAGTGACACTTTCTCTGAACCAG gctatGAAAATGATTCCGTGGAAGACTTGAAGGAGATGACTTCGGTATCCTCTCGGAAGAGAGGTAAAAGAAGGTACTTCTGGGAGTACAGTGAACAGCTCACACCATCACAGCAAGAGAGGATGCTAAGGCCATCCGAATGGAACCGAGACACCTTGCCAAGTAATGTGTATCAGAAAAATGGCTTACATCATG GAAAATACGCAGTAAAGAAGTCACGGAGAACTGACGTAGAAGACCTGACTCCCAACCCTAAAAAGCTGCTGCAGATAGGCAATGAGCTGCGGAAACTGAACAAAGTGATCAGTGACCTGACCCCAGTCAGTGAGCTCCCCTTAACTGCCCGGCCACGGTCAAGGAAGGAGAAGAACAAGCTGGCCTCCAG GGCTTGTCGGTTAAAGAAAAAAGCTCAGTATGAAGCTAATAAAGTGAAATTATGGGGCCTCAACACAGAATATG ATAATTTATTGTTTGTAATCAACTCCATCAAGCAAGAGATTGTAAACCGAGTTCAGAATccaagagaggagaaaggacccAACATGGGGCAGAAGCTTGAAATCCTCATTAAAGATACTCTTG
- the CREBRF gene encoding CREB3 regulatory factor isoform X2, which produces MPQPSVSGMDPPFGDAFRSHTFSEQTLMSTDLLANSSDPDFMYELDREMNYQQNPRDSFLSLEDCKDIENLESFTDVLDNEGTLTSNWEQWDTYCEDLTKYTKLTSCDIWGTKEVDYLGLDDFSSPYQDEEVISKTPTLAQLNSEDSQSVSDSLYYPDSLFSVKQNPLPSSFPGKKIASRAAAPVCSSKILQAEVPLSDCVQKASKPTSSTQIMVKTNMHHTEKVNFHVECKDYVKKAKVKINPVQQSRPSLSQAHADAAKENTCYCGVVAKRPEKKGTEPLQGHATPALPFKETQELLLSPLPQEGPGAIAAGESSILSASTSVSDSSQKKEEHNYSLFVSDNLGEQPTKRSPEEEEDDEEDVDDEDHDEGFGSEHELSENEEEEEEEEEDYEDDKDDDISDTFSEPGYENDSVEDLKEMTSVSSRKRGKRRYFWEYSEQLTPSQQERMLRPSEWNRDTLPSNVYQKNGLHHGKYAVKKSRRTDVEDLTPNPKKLLQIGNELRKLNKVISDLTPVSELPLTARPRSRKEKNKLASRACRLKKKAQYEANKVKLWGLNTEYDNLLFVINSIKQEIVNRVQNPREEKGPNMGQKLEILIKDTLGLPVAGQTSEFVNQVLEKTAEGNPTGGLVGLRIPASKV; this is translated from the exons ATGCCTCAG CCTAGTGTAAGCGGAATGGATCCGCCTTTCGGGGATGCCTTTCGAAGCCACACTTTTTCGGAACAGACTCTAATGAGCACAGATCTCTTAGCAAACAGTTCAGATCCAGATTTCATGTATGAACTG GATAGAGAGATGAACTACCAGCAGAATCCTAGAGACAGCTTCCTTTCTTTGGAGGACTGCAAAGACATTGAAAATCTGGAGTCTTTCACAGATGTCCTGGATAATGAGGGCACTTTAACTTCAAACTGGGAACAGTGGGACACATACTGTGAAGACTTAACGAAGTACACCAAGCTAACCAGCTGTGACATCTGGGGAACAAAAGAAGTGGATTACTTGGGTCTTGATGATTTTTCCAGCCCTTACCAAGATGAAGAGGTCATAAGTAAAACTCCAACTTTGGCCCAGCTTAATAGTGAAGACTCTCAGTCTGTTTCTGATTCCCTGTATTACCCAGATTCACTTTTCAGTGTCAAACAAAATCCTTTGCCCTCTTCATTCCCTGGTAAAAAGATTGCAAGCAGAGCAGCTGCCCCTGTGTGTTCTTCTAAGATTCTTCAAGCTGAGGTCCCTTTGTCAGACTGTGTCCAAAAAGCCAGTAAACCCACTTCAAGCACACAAATCATGGTGAAGACCAACATGCATCATACCGAGAAGGTGAACTTTCATGTTGAATGTAAAGACTATGTTAAAAAGGCAAAAGTAAAGATCAACCCAGTGCAGCAGAGCCGGCCATCGCTGAGCCAGGCTCACGCAGACGCAGCAAAGGAGAACACCTGCTACTGTGGGGTGGTAGCAAAGAGGCCAGAAAAGAAAGGGACGGAGCCTCTTCAGGGTCATGCCACTCCAGCTTTGCCTTTTAAAGAAACCCAGGAACTACTACTCAGTCCCCTGCCCCAGGAGGGTCCTGGGGCAATTGCTGCAGGAGAGAGTAGCATCCTTTCTGCCAGCACATCGGTCTCAGATTCATCCCAGAAAAAAGAAGAGCACAATTACTCCCTTTTTGTCTCCGACAACTTGGGTGAACAGCCAACCAAACGCAGCCCCGAAGAAGAGGAGGACGATGAGGAGGATGTCGATGATGAGGACCACGATGAAGGGTTTGGCAGTGAGCACGAACTTTCtgaaaatgaggaggaggaggaggaggaggaagaagattaTGAAGATGACAAGGATGATGATATTAGTGACACTTTCTCTGAACCAG gctatGAAAATGATTCCGTGGAAGACTTGAAGGAGATGACTTCGGTATCCTCTCGGAAGAGAGGTAAAAGAAGGTACTTCTGGGAGTACAGTGAACAGCTCACACCATCACAGCAAGAGAGGATGCTAAGGCCATCCGAATGGAACCGAGACACCTTGCCAAGTAATGTGTATCAGAAAAATGGCTTACATCATG GAAAATACGCAGTAAAGAAGTCACGGAGAACTGACGTAGAAGACCTGACTCCCAACCCTAAAAAGCTGCTGCAGATAGGCAATGAGCTGCGGAAACTGAACAAAGTGATCAGTGACCTGACCCCAGTCAGTGAGCTCCCCTTAACTGCCCGGCCACGGTCAAGGAAGGAGAAGAACAAGCTGGCCTCCAG GGCTTGTCGGTTAAAGAAAAAAGCTCAGTATGAAGCTAATAAAGTGAAATTATGGGGCCTCAACACAGAATATG ATAATTTATTGTTTGTAATCAACTCCATCAAGCAAGAGATTGTAAACCGAGTTCAGAATccaagagaggagaaaggacccAACATGGGGCAGAAGCTTGAAATCCTCATTAAAGATACTCTTG GTCTCCCAGTTGCTGGGCAAACCTCAGAATTTGTTAACCAAGTGTTAGAGAAGACCGCAGAAGGCAATCCCACCGGCGGCCTTGTAGGACTAAGGATACCAGCATCAAAAGTGTAA
- the CREBRF gene encoding CREB3 regulatory factor isoform X1 produces MPQPSVSGMDPPFGDAFRSHTFSEQTLMSTDLLANSSDPDFMYELDREMNYQQNPRDSFLSLEDCKDIENLESFTDVLDNEGTLTSNWEQWDTYCEDLTKYTKLTSCDIWGTKEVDYLGLDDFSSPYQDEEVISKTPTLAQLNSEDSQSVSDSLYYPDSLFSVKQNPLPSSFPGKKIASRAAAPVCSSKILQAEVPLSDCVQKASKPTSSTQIMVKTNMHHTEKVNFHVECKDYVKKAKVKINPVQQSRPSLSQAHADAAKENTCYCGVVAKRPEKKGTEPLQGHATPALPFKETQELLLSPLPQEGPGAIAAGESSILSASTSVSDSSQKKEEHNYSLFVSDNLGEQPTKRSPEEEEDDEEDVDDEDHDEGFGSEHELSENEEEEEEEEEDYEDDKDDDISDTFSEPGYENDSVEDLKEMTSVSSRKRGKRRYFWEYSEQLTPSQQERMLRPSEWNRDTLPSNVYQKNGLHHGKYAVKKSRRTDVEDLTPNPKKLLQIGNELRKLNKVISDLTPVSELPLTARPRSRKEKNKLASRACRLKKKAQYEANKVKLWGLNTEYDNLLFVINSIKQEIVNRVQNPREEKGPNMGQKLEILIKDTLVARSRALIRDPCQLRASALPPMPSPFCVVCPVTWRWWLSDARADRA; encoded by the exons ATGCCTCAG CCTAGTGTAAGCGGAATGGATCCGCCTTTCGGGGATGCCTTTCGAAGCCACACTTTTTCGGAACAGACTCTAATGAGCACAGATCTCTTAGCAAACAGTTCAGATCCAGATTTCATGTATGAACTG GATAGAGAGATGAACTACCAGCAGAATCCTAGAGACAGCTTCCTTTCTTTGGAGGACTGCAAAGACATTGAAAATCTGGAGTCTTTCACAGATGTCCTGGATAATGAGGGCACTTTAACTTCAAACTGGGAACAGTGGGACACATACTGTGAAGACTTAACGAAGTACACCAAGCTAACCAGCTGTGACATCTGGGGAACAAAAGAAGTGGATTACTTGGGTCTTGATGATTTTTCCAGCCCTTACCAAGATGAAGAGGTCATAAGTAAAACTCCAACTTTGGCCCAGCTTAATAGTGAAGACTCTCAGTCTGTTTCTGATTCCCTGTATTACCCAGATTCACTTTTCAGTGTCAAACAAAATCCTTTGCCCTCTTCATTCCCTGGTAAAAAGATTGCAAGCAGAGCAGCTGCCCCTGTGTGTTCTTCTAAGATTCTTCAAGCTGAGGTCCCTTTGTCAGACTGTGTCCAAAAAGCCAGTAAACCCACTTCAAGCACACAAATCATGGTGAAGACCAACATGCATCATACCGAGAAGGTGAACTTTCATGTTGAATGTAAAGACTATGTTAAAAAGGCAAAAGTAAAGATCAACCCAGTGCAGCAGAGCCGGCCATCGCTGAGCCAGGCTCACGCAGACGCAGCAAAGGAGAACACCTGCTACTGTGGGGTGGTAGCAAAGAGGCCAGAAAAGAAAGGGACGGAGCCTCTTCAGGGTCATGCCACTCCAGCTTTGCCTTTTAAAGAAACCCAGGAACTACTACTCAGTCCCCTGCCCCAGGAGGGTCCTGGGGCAATTGCTGCAGGAGAGAGTAGCATCCTTTCTGCCAGCACATCGGTCTCAGATTCATCCCAGAAAAAAGAAGAGCACAATTACTCCCTTTTTGTCTCCGACAACTTGGGTGAACAGCCAACCAAACGCAGCCCCGAAGAAGAGGAGGACGATGAGGAGGATGTCGATGATGAGGACCACGATGAAGGGTTTGGCAGTGAGCACGAACTTTCtgaaaatgaggaggaggaggaggaggaggaagaagattaTGAAGATGACAAGGATGATGATATTAGTGACACTTTCTCTGAACCAG gctatGAAAATGATTCCGTGGAAGACTTGAAGGAGATGACTTCGGTATCCTCTCGGAAGAGAGGTAAAAGAAGGTACTTCTGGGAGTACAGTGAACAGCTCACACCATCACAGCAAGAGAGGATGCTAAGGCCATCCGAATGGAACCGAGACACCTTGCCAAGTAATGTGTATCAGAAAAATGGCTTACATCATG GAAAATACGCAGTAAAGAAGTCACGGAGAACTGACGTAGAAGACCTGACTCCCAACCCTAAAAAGCTGCTGCAGATAGGCAATGAGCTGCGGAAACTGAACAAAGTGATCAGTGACCTGACCCCAGTCAGTGAGCTCCCCTTAACTGCCCGGCCACGGTCAAGGAAGGAGAAGAACAAGCTGGCCTCCAG GGCTTGTCGGTTAAAGAAAAAAGCTCAGTATGAAGCTAATAAAGTGAAATTATGGGGCCTCAACACAGAATATG ATAATTTATTGTTTGTAATCAACTCCATCAAGCAAGAGATTGTAAACCGAGTTCAGAATccaagagaggagaaaggacccAACATGGGGCAGAAGCTTGAAATCCTCATTAAAGATACTCTTG TAGCAAGGAGCAGAGCACTCATCAGGGACCCCTGTCAGCTGAGGGCCAGCGCACTCCCGCCAATGCCCTCTCCTTTCTGTGT